CCTAAGATATTGACAAGCTTTGTAACGAATCGCGCTATTAAGGAGGGGACCTAATTGTTGAACCGTATCATTCTGATCGGTCGGTTGACCCGTGACCCGGAACTTCGTTATACTCCTGCTGGTGTTGCCGTAACACAGTTTACGCTTGCCGTAGACCGTAACTTTACGGGCCAGAACGGTGAACGCGAAGCGGACTTTATCCCGGTAGTAACCTGGAGACAGCTGGCTGAGACCTGTGCCAATTACTTGCGCAAAGGAAGACTGGCAGCCGTGGAAGGACGCATCCAAGTACGGAATTATGAGAATAACGAAGGCAAACGTGTATACGTTACTGAAGTTATTGCCGATAATGTCCGTTTCCTGGAATCCGCGCAGAGCCGTGAAGGCGGAAATGCATCAAGTGGTGGAAGTATGCCTGAAGAGCCAGCCTTCGGTGGCGGCGGTAACGGTGGGAACAGTGCTCGCGGAAATGGAAGTAACAATAATTTCTCGCGTAACAACAATACCCAAGATCCTTTTTCGGGCGATGGAAAACCGATCGATATATCGGACGATGATTTGCCATTTTAATAAGGAAGGACTGAACTGAACATGGCTTTCAAACCAAGAGAAGGTGCGGACAACGACAAAAGACCGGCACGTCGTGGTGGACGCAACAAGCGTAAAAAAGTGTGCTATTTCACTGTGAACAAGATTACTCACATTGATTATAAAGACACTGAGCTTCTTAAGAAGTTCATCAGCGAACGCGGAAAGATCTTGCCGCGTCGTGTAACTGGTACAAGTGCAAAATACCAACGCGCTCTGACTATTGCTGTAAAGCGCTCGCGTCAAATCGCGCTGCTGCCTTACACAACAGAATAGGACGTTTTATGAAGCAGCCGGCTAAGCCGGCTGCTTTTTTTTCTTTTAATTTAAATTTATATGACGGTAAAACGGGTTATCCGGGTGATGAACTGCCTCACGCATAATTGACAAACAGATTCCAGATGTAGTAAATTACAGGTATCCTATACCTAAAGGGGAAATTTTGATGTTGGTGAGCGTTCTTAACTAAGCAATTTCATATCGTTCCGGCTGTTAACCGCCGCATGCTCTGATTTTGTCAGGGGCATGTCTTGTTAGAGTCTGTCTTGGCGGCATCTCTGACTGAGTAGACCGCGGGCTGCTGGAATGAATGATTTAGTTAAGAACACACGCGAAGCGTCATGATGGCCTCTTGATCCGGCTATTGTTCTCTTTGTGATTAACCGTGCTCTTGCAGCACGGTTTTTTCTGTTTTCAGGGCTCCTCCCGAAGGGGGTGGGACTCTGGGGCCAAAGAGAGCAAATAGCAGCAAAAAGAGGGCGAAGACTGCCGTGGTGGCGGTTCTTTGCCCTCTTTTTTGTGGTATGCGCAGTTGATTGGGATAAGAAATATACTTGTATACAAGGAGGAACTCAAGTTGAATCTGCAAAGTCTGCACACATTGGAGTATGAGACCATTAAGCAGGAATTGATGCGTCATGCGGTTTCGTATGAGGGTAGAAGGTACATCAGAGAGCTTCAGCCGATGATCTATCTGCCGGCGATACACCGTGCGCTTGAGGAGGCGCAAGAAGCGAAAGAGCTGCTGGAGCGCGGAGCCAGTGTGCCGATTCCCTCGCTGGAGGGCATTGAATGGGTGCTGTCACTGCTGGGGACCGGCTATATGTACAATGAGCAGGATTTCACCGCAGTCTCGCTGTTTCTGAACAGCTGCGGGCAGCTCAGGAAATACATGGCCGCCAAGGAGCAGATCGCGCCGCGCATCGCCGCATACGGTGCATCGCTTCAGGAGCTGAATGGGGTCCGGGACGAGATAGAACGGTGTATCCGGCTGGGGGTCATTGATGACCAGGCCAGCAAAGGGCTGGAACGGGTCCGCAAACGGCTGGCGGTTGCCAAGGAGCGCCTGCAACGGAAGCTGGAGAGCATCATGAACCGTCACAAATCCATTTTGCAGGATAGTCTGGTCAGTATGCGCGGCGGAAGGTATGTCATTCCGGTGAAACGGGAGTATCACAAGCAAATCAAGGGCTCGGTGCTGGACCAGTCCACCAGCGGGCAGACGGTATTCGTGGAGCCGGATGAGGTGGCCTCATTACAGGGGGAAATCGAGCTGCTGACTGCTGACGAGGCCCGTGAGGAAGGAATAATCCTGAGTATGCTGACAGGGCTGTTAGAGCAGGAGCAGGCCGCTATCCGGCTGAATATTGAGGTAACGGGCATGTATGACTTTATTTTCGCTAAAGGGAAGGTTGCCAGGGTAATGGATGCGGGGCCAGTCGCGCTGAACGAACGGGGTTATGTGAGAATGAATGGAGGCCGTCACCCGCTGCTGAAAGACATGGTGCCGGTCAGTCTGGAGCTGGGCCAGGGATATAAATCGCTGATTGTAACCGGGCCGAATACTGGCGGTAAGACGGTTGTGCTCAAAACCCTGGGTCTGCTCGTATTAATGGCACAGTCCGGCCTGCTGGTACCGGCTGATCCCGGCAGTGACTTCGCTGTCTTCACCAATGTAATAAGCGTTATCGGAGACGGACAGAGCCTGACACAGTCCCTGAGCACCTTCTCGGCACAGATGAAGAGCATTGAGGGAATGCTCTATGATGCCAGCAGAGGCGTGCTGCTGCTGATTGATGAGCTGGCTGCCGGCACAGACCCCGGTGAAGGGTTCGCACTGTCGATCGCGATTCTGGAGGAGCTGAACCGGAAGGGGGCTAATATTGTGGTAACGACCCACTTCAATGAGCTGAAGGCCTTCGCGGCGGCAACGGCAGGCTTTGAGAACGCACGGATGGAATTCGATAAGAACACGCTGCAGCCGCTCTATAAGCTAACGATTGGCGAGGCTGGCGAGAGCTACGCGCTGCAGATCGCCGAGAAGCTGGGGATTCTCCATTCCGTCATTGAGCGGGCTAAAGAGCTTGTGACAGAGCAGCAGGGGCACAGAGGCGGCGACAGCCTGTGGAAAGACGCTATCAGAGCGGCACAGAGGGCTAAAGCAGCCGAAGCTGAGATAACCGCCATAGCGGATAGAACGGCTGACGGAGAGCAGGGAGACAGTCCATCACAGCAGGCGAATGCTCCGGCACCTGAATTTGCTGTGGGGGATGCTGTTTATGTCAGCTCTCTGGGGCGAACGGGAATTGTCTATGAGAAGAAGGACAGCCGGGGCAGGGTCGGAGTGATGATTCAGAAGCAGAAGCTGAGCATTAACCATAAGCGGCTGAAGCCTTATCTGTCCAAAGAGGAGCTGTATCCCGAGGATTATGATTTTGATATTATTTTTGAGAGTAAGGAGACCCGGAAGAAGCGTAAGCTGATGCGTAAAAAGCATGTGGAGGGCCTGAGCATCATCCATCCGGGAGAGGAAAATTAAGGCGTTACTGTAGCTGAAGTCTGCCCGTCAGGGCAGGCTTTTTTCAATATCGGAAGGGTTCTTGGCTGCACCGAAATAAATTAAAGACTTCACTTCACAGCGAATATTGTATATCCTCTATAATGTGGAATAAATAATTGTCCATAATCTGCATAATAGGCATTACAGTAAAATCCAGTGTAGAAATCGCTTACATTACTGTGTGATCCAACCCGGGAGGGAAGAAATATATGTCAAACCGACTCATCGGCAGACTGATGCTACCGCTTGCGCTCTTGGTGGCATTGTCGGCATGCAATGGGCCAAGCCCGGCCGTCAAGAATGTTGTGGCGCGCCTTAGCCAAACAGCCGATGAACCCATTACAGGCGGGACCGTAACCTTCGGCTACCCGTCAGCTTTTCAAGGTATTTTTGAACCGGCATTCTTTGAAGGAGAAGATGATTCCAATGTGCTGGAGTTCACCACTGAGGCTATGTTTACCGTGAAGGATGATTTGTCCACCGCTCCTAATATTGCCAGCTGGCAGGAGTCGGAGGATCATACGGTGTTTACATTCACCATTAAGCCCGGAGTCCGCTGGCATAACGGGGATGAACTGACGGTAGAGGATTGGAAATTTGCCCTGGAGACTATCGCCAGCCCGGAGTATACGGGTTCCAGATACTATAGCGTTGAGATGATCAAGGGAGCAGAAGCGTACCACCAAGGCCAGGCGAAGGAAATTACAGGGCTCAAGGTGATGGACCCGTATACACTGCGCATTACAATGAATTCAGCACGGGTGAACGTGATTGATAATCTGTGGGCCTACCCGATGAACAAGCGGTATTTCGAGGGAGTCGCAGTTAAGGACATGGCGGATAGCGATCAGGTGCGTAAGCAGCCCATTGGCACGGGTCCGTTCATGGTAACCAGCATTGTGCCGGGCCAGACGGTGGAAATGAAACGGTTCGATAATTATTACAAGGGCGGCGCGCTTTTGGATGGGATTACTTATAAGGTGATCGACAGCAAAGATATTACCTCTCTGCTTAAAGCAGGAAATGTCGATATGGCGGCATTGCCGCGTGATGCCTATGAGGCTGCAGGACAATTGGATAATGTAGAGATTAGGGTCACACCGGGAATGACGTTTGAATATATCGGGTTCAAGTTCGGACACTGGGATGAGACAGACGGTCAGGTGGTGATGGATAATCCCAAATTCCAGGATAAAAGCCTGCGTAAGGCAATGTATTATGCACTTGACCGGCAAGGGATTCTGGATAAATATTCCTATGGCCTGGGGACGCTTATTGAGACGCCTATACCAAGTTCCAGCTGGGCCAAGATCGCAGACGAGGAGATTGACACCTATCCTTATTCGCCGGAAAAGGCCGGGCAGCTGCTGGATGAGGCCGGTTATCTGGATATGGACGGGGATGGACTCCGCGAAGATCCCGGCGGTAAGAAGCTCATTATTCACTATGATGCGATGAGCGGCAGCAAAACGGCTGAAGCGCGGACGGCCGCCATTCTCCAGAATTGGCGTGATGTCGGGCTGGATGTACGGCTCAGCGGAGGAAGCCTGAAGGAGCTGAACGCCTTTTATGAAGCGGTGGAGTCGGATGATCCGGCAATGGAGCTGTTCAACGGCGTGTGGGGACTGGCCAGCGACCCTGATCCTTCGGGCTTATGGCGCGCTACCGATTCGTGGAATTATCCCCGGTGGACGTCGAAGCGCAGTGAAGACCTGATCCGGGAGGGAGTCAGCCTGAAGGCGTACGATAAGGACTATCGGAAGGAAATCTATTATGATTGGCAGAAGCTGATCAATGATGAGGTTCCGATGATCTTTTTCGCTGAACGCTCGGACATTACTGCGGTGAATAAGCGCCTGCAAGGAGTAACAATGAACGCATTAAGCAATATTATCGATCCGCAGAGCTGGTGGATTAAGGATACTCAATAGGCTGAGGAGGACGGTCTGATCTGCTGCGTTATGTGGCTGAACAGACTGTCTTTTTTTATTTTTTTCCCTGAAAAAGAATCAAAACGCCGTTTGCTGCGTCATATACTTTATGGAATATAAGCGGCATATATGTCAATGTTGTCGTTATTTGTTGTTTCTTTTTAGTGGTGAAGTGATTACAATAGAAATATTGTTTATGTGTCAAAGCCGTTTTCCAGGTTTATTCTACAATTAGAACGACCCGAATCCCGGAAAGGGGGAATAATACCATTTGAAGCAGGGCGGCGCACAGCAGCTAGAACAGCCCACTCATG
The window above is part of the Paenibacillus sp. FSL H8-0048 genome. Proteins encoded here:
- the ssb gene encoding single-stranded DNA-binding protein, producing MLNRIILIGRLTRDPELRYTPAGVAVTQFTLAVDRNFTGQNGEREADFIPVVTWRQLAETCANYLRKGRLAAVEGRIQVRNYENNEGKRVYVTEVIADNVRFLESAQSREGGNASSGGSMPEEPAFGGGGNGGNSARGNGSNNNFSRNNNTQDPFSGDGKPIDISDDDLPF
- the rpsR gene encoding 30S ribosomal protein S18 → MAFKPREGADNDKRPARRGGRNKRKKVCYFTVNKITHIDYKDTELLKKFISERGKILPRRVTGTSAKYQRALTIAVKRSRQIALLPYTTE
- a CDS encoding endonuclease MutS2, coding for MNLQSLHTLEYETIKQELMRHAVSYEGRRYIRELQPMIYLPAIHRALEEAQEAKELLERGASVPIPSLEGIEWVLSLLGTGYMYNEQDFTAVSLFLNSCGQLRKYMAAKEQIAPRIAAYGASLQELNGVRDEIERCIRLGVIDDQASKGLERVRKRLAVAKERLQRKLESIMNRHKSILQDSLVSMRGGRYVIPVKREYHKQIKGSVLDQSTSGQTVFVEPDEVASLQGEIELLTADEAREEGIILSMLTGLLEQEQAAIRLNIEVTGMYDFIFAKGKVARVMDAGPVALNERGYVRMNGGRHPLLKDMVPVSLELGQGYKSLIVTGPNTGGKTVVLKTLGLLVLMAQSGLLVPADPGSDFAVFTNVISVIGDGQSLTQSLSTFSAQMKSIEGMLYDASRGVLLLIDELAAGTDPGEGFALSIAILEELNRKGANIVVTTHFNELKAFAAATAGFENARMEFDKNTLQPLYKLTIGEAGESYALQIAEKLGILHSVIERAKELVTEQQGHRGGDSLWKDAIRAAQRAKAAEAEITAIADRTADGEQGDSPSQQANAPAPEFAVGDAVYVSSLGRTGIVYEKKDSRGRVGVMIQKQKLSINHKRLKPYLSKEELYPEDYDFDIIFESKETRKKRKLMRKKHVEGLSIIHPGEEN
- the opp4A gene encoding oligopeptide ABC transporter substrate-binding protein, whose product is MSNRLIGRLMLPLALLVALSACNGPSPAVKNVVARLSQTADEPITGGTVTFGYPSAFQGIFEPAFFEGEDDSNVLEFTTEAMFTVKDDLSTAPNIASWQESEDHTVFTFTIKPGVRWHNGDELTVEDWKFALETIASPEYTGSRYYSVEMIKGAEAYHQGQAKEITGLKVMDPYTLRITMNSARVNVIDNLWAYPMNKRYFEGVAVKDMADSDQVRKQPIGTGPFMVTSIVPGQTVEMKRFDNYYKGGALLDGITYKVIDSKDITSLLKAGNVDMAALPRDAYEAAGQLDNVEIRVTPGMTFEYIGFKFGHWDETDGQVVMDNPKFQDKSLRKAMYYALDRQGILDKYSYGLGTLIETPIPSSSWAKIADEEIDTYPYSPEKAGQLLDEAGYLDMDGDGLREDPGGKKLIIHYDAMSGSKTAEARTAAILQNWRDVGLDVRLSGGSLKELNAFYEAVESDDPAMELFNGVWGLASDPDPSGLWRATDSWNYPRWTSKRSEDLIREGVSLKAYDKDYRKEIYYDWQKLINDEVPMIFFAERSDITAVNKRLQGVTMNALSNIIDPQSWWIKDTQ